The following are encoded together in the Mesoterricola sediminis genome:
- a CDS encoding FAD-dependent oxidoreductase codes for MEDRDGQSVSLWMEGPAPAPPVLAADLDTDVCVIGAGIAGLTTAYQLGRAGRAVTVLDEGLPGRRQTWRTTAHLASAVDDRFVELERLHGAEGARLAADSHASAIDHIGRIVVQERIPCGFRRLPGYLFLAPGGPPDLLDQELVAARRAGLEVDKVPRLPMAGFDPGACLRFARQGQLDPVAYMAGLAAGILRDGGHLWSGAHVIAVEGGDPARVRTATGPTVTARAVVVATNTPINDRYAIHTKQAPYRTYAISARIPPGALEAALYWDTGDPYHYVRLRGDGTGEDVLIVGGEDHKTGQQGDGTGPYDRLEAWARVRFPTLGPVDHRWSGQVLEPVDGLAYIGRNPLDAPNVYIATGDSGMGMTHGTIAGLLITDLIVGLPNPWAPLYDPARKTLRAASVFTRENANAALQFAAWVTPGEVPGEEVIPPGEGAVVRRGLSKVAVYRDPEGSAHACSAVCPHLGGIVAWNPGEHTWDCPCHGSRFSALGEVLNGPALSGLAPAPLR; via the coding sequence ATGGAGGACCGCGACGGGCAGAGCGTCTCCCTGTGGATGGAGGGGCCGGCCCCGGCCCCGCCCGTCCTGGCGGCGGACCTGGACACGGATGTGTGCGTGATCGGCGCCGGGATCGCCGGCCTGACGACGGCCTACCAGCTGGGCCGCGCGGGCCGGGCGGTCACGGTCCTGGACGAGGGCCTCCCCGGCCGGCGCCAGACCTGGCGCACGACGGCCCACCTCGCCAGCGCCGTGGACGATCGTTTCGTGGAGCTCGAGCGGCTCCACGGCGCCGAGGGGGCCCGCCTCGCGGCGGACAGCCACGCCTCCGCCATCGACCACATCGGCCGGATCGTGGTCCAGGAGCGCATCCCCTGCGGGTTCAGGCGGCTCCCCGGCTACCTGTTCCTGGCGCCCGGGGGCCCGCCGGACCTCCTGGACCAGGAACTGGTGGCGGCCCGGCGCGCCGGGCTGGAGGTGGACAAGGTGCCCCGCCTCCCCATGGCCGGCTTCGACCCGGGCGCCTGCCTCCGCTTCGCCCGCCAGGGCCAGCTGGACCCCGTCGCCTACATGGCCGGCCTCGCCGCCGGCATCCTCCGGGATGGCGGCCACCTCTGGTCCGGCGCCCACGTCATCGCGGTGGAGGGGGGCGACCCCGCCCGGGTGCGCACGGCCACCGGCCCCACGGTGACGGCCCGGGCCGTCGTGGTGGCCACCAACACCCCCATCAACGACCGGTACGCCATCCACACCAAGCAGGCCCCCTACCGCACCTACGCCATCAGCGCCCGGATCCCCCCCGGCGCCCTGGAGGCCGCCCTGTACTGGGACACGGGGGACCCGTACCACTACGTTCGCCTGCGAGGCGACGGCACCGGCGAGGATGTGCTCATCGTGGGCGGGGAGGATCACAAGACGGGCCAGCAGGGCGACGGGACCGGCCCCTACGACCGCCTGGAGGCCTGGGCCCGGGTGCGTTTCCCCACCCTCGGCCCCGTGGACCACCGCTGGTCCGGCCAGGTGCTGGAGCCCGTGGACGGCCTGGCGTACATCGGCCGCAACCCCCTGGACGCCCCCAACGTGTACATCGCCACGGGGGATTCCGGCATGGGGATGACCCACGGCACCATCGCCGGCCTCCTCATCACCGACCTCATCGTGGGCCTGCCCAACCCCTGGGCCCCCCTGTACGATCCCGCCCGCAAGACCCTGCGGGCGGCCTCCGTCTTCACCCGGGAGAACGCCAACGCGGCCCTCCAGTTCGCGGCCTGGGTCACCCCGGGGGAGGTGCCCGGCGAGGAGGTCATCCCCCCCGGCGAGGGCGCCGTCGTCCGCCGGGGCCTGTCCAAGGTGGCCGTGTACCGGGACCCGGAGGGAAGCGCCCATGCATGCTCAGCCGTCTGCCCCCACCTGGGGGGGATCGTCGCCTGGAATCCGGGCGAGCACACCTGGGACTGCCCCTGCCACGGGTCCCGCTTCAGCGCCCTGGGCGAGGTTCTCAACGGCCCCGCCCTCTCGGGCCTGGCCCCCGCCCCGCTCCGGTAG
- a CDS encoding transglycosylase domain-containing protein produces MACRPWFLLFLAVTAWGQDPIARFPQLPPGTASITVMDRQGRFVGRIQPSRRTWVTLDRIPAFLRQALLAVEDARFYEHGGIDLKGIARALVRDVTHGRMAEGGSTITQQLIKNRFLSNERTLDRKLQEARMAMDFEKKYSKDQILEMYFNEIYFGNGAWGLAQAARLYFDKNPEALTEAECLLLAGVPKNPGRYNPLGKPADVALRRDVVLKRLEELGYVSAARKQDFWRHPAAVQPLPQAPSYLAQVRAQLATELGEDAVERGGLEVFAALDLELQKAAERTLREGVKRLSPDLQGALVALDPLTGDVLAAVGDAEGQARSLNRAFTSRRQPGSAIKPLLYATAVDQGLTATSRWNDDPVAYPGAGGRPWKPRNFAGEHLEDPTLAEALAHSSNVVAVKVLDRVGLPAFVEAAGRMGLPLRAANGLSLALGTSEVTLKDLVQAYTPLANPGNLAQARTILRTHDLRTGAWVEHAPSVQAVFNPAACFVTAWMMQDVLLHGTAKALRTFAQEHPCAGKTGTTEDQQDAWFVGFTPHLAAGVWVGFDRPRPGGRGFTGGAVAAPIWERFMRKAVGHAEPEPFQAPEGAVQVTVDPASGQVATDACPATAEAWFVAGTEPQTPCPLHAPQAPETQPVP; encoded by the coding sequence ATGGCCTGTCGTCCCTGGTTCCTTCTCTTCCTTGCCGTCACCGCCTGGGGCCAGGACCCCATCGCCCGGTTCCCCCAGCTGCCGCCCGGCACCGCCTCCATCACGGTGATGGACCGCCAGGGGCGGTTCGTGGGGCGGATCCAGCCCAGCCGGCGAACGTGGGTCACCCTGGACCGCATCCCCGCCTTCCTGCGCCAGGCCCTCCTGGCCGTGGAGGACGCCCGGTTCTACGAGCACGGCGGCATCGACCTGAAGGGCATCGCCCGCGCCCTGGTGCGGGACGTCACCCACGGGCGCATGGCCGAGGGCGGCTCCACCATCACCCAGCAGCTCATCAAGAACCGCTTCCTCTCCAACGAGCGGACCCTGGACCGCAAGCTCCAGGAAGCGCGCATGGCCATGGACTTCGAGAAGAAGTACTCCAAGGACCAGATCCTGGAGATGTACTTCAACGAGATCTACTTCGGGAACGGCGCCTGGGGCCTCGCCCAGGCGGCCCGCCTCTACTTCGACAAGAACCCCGAGGCCCTCACGGAGGCGGAGTGCCTCCTCCTGGCCGGCGTCCCCAAGAACCCCGGCCGCTACAACCCCCTGGGGAAGCCCGCGGACGTGGCCCTGCGCCGGGACGTGGTCCTGAAGCGCCTGGAGGAGCTGGGCTACGTCTCCGCCGCCCGGAAGCAGGACTTCTGGCGGCATCCGGCCGCCGTGCAGCCCCTGCCCCAGGCGCCCTCGTACCTGGCCCAGGTGCGCGCCCAGTTGGCGACCGAGCTGGGGGAGGACGCCGTCGAACGGGGAGGCCTGGAGGTCTTCGCGGCCCTGGACCTGGAACTTCAGAAGGCGGCGGAACGAACGCTCCGGGAGGGGGTGAAGCGCCTTTCCCCCGACCTCCAGGGCGCCCTGGTGGCCCTGGATCCCCTCACGGGGGACGTCCTCGCCGCGGTGGGGGACGCCGAGGGCCAGGCCCGGTCCCTCAACCGGGCCTTCACCTCCCGGCGCCAGCCCGGCTCCGCCATCAAGCCCCTGCTCTACGCCACCGCCGTGGACCAGGGCCTCACCGCGACCAGCCGCTGGAACGACGACCCCGTCGCCTATCCGGGCGCCGGGGGCCGCCCCTGGAAGCCCCGGAACTTCGCCGGCGAGCACCTGGAGGACCCCACCCTCGCCGAGGCCCTCGCCCACTCCAGCAACGTCGTGGCCGTGAAGGTCCTGGACCGGGTGGGCCTCCCCGCCTTCGTGGAAGCGGCCGGACGAATGGGCCTGCCCCTCCGGGCCGCCAACGGGCTGTCCCTGGCCCTGGGCACCAGCGAGGTGACCCTCAAGGACCTGGTGCAGGCCTACACGCCCCTGGCCAACCCCGGCAACCTGGCCCAGGCCCGCACGATCCTCCGCACCCATGACCTGCGGACCGGGGCCTGGGTGGAGCACGCGCCCTCGGTCCAGGCGGTGTTCAACCCGGCCGCCTGCTTTGTCACCGCCTGGATGATGCAGGACGTCCTCCTGCACGGCACCGCCAAGGCCCTGCGCACCTTCGCCCAGGAACACCCCTGCGCCGGCAAGACCGGCACCACCGAGGACCAGCAGGACGCCTGGTTCGTGGGCTTCACCCCCCACCTGGCCGCCGGCGTGTGGGTGGGCTTCGACCGGCCCCGCCCGGGTGGCCGGGGCTTCACCGGCGGCGCCGTGGCGGCCCCCATCTGGGAGCGCTTCATGAGGAAGGCCGTGGGCCACGCCGAGCCCGAGCCCTTCCAGGCCCCTGAAGGGGCCGTCCAGGTGACCGTGGATCCCGCCAGCGGCCAGGTGGCCACCGACGCCTGCCCCGCCACCGCCGAGGCCTGGTTCGTGGCCGGCACCGAGCCCCAGACCCCCTGCCCCCTCCATGCCCCCCAGGCGCCCGAGACCCAGCCCGTTCCCTGA
- the metK gene encoding methionine adenosyltransferase yields MSHEFLFTSESVSEGHPDKVSDQISDAVLDAVLAQDPRSRVAAETLCNTGLVVMAGEITTDAVVDYIQVARNVIRDIGYDNTDYGIDYRGCAVMVCYDKQSQDISQGVSEGQGLDKEQGAGDQGLMFGYACDETDVLMPAAIHYAHRLMERQAALRKSGRLPWLRPDAKSQVTLRYVDGRPVSARSIVLSTQHAPELEHAVIREAVIEEIIKPVMPAEWLKDTEYLVNPTGRFVIGGPQGDCGLTGRKIIVDTYGGMAPHGGGAFSGKDPSKVDRSAAYAARYVAKNIVAAGLASRCEIQVAYAIGVARPVSVMVTTFGTGKVDDAVLERLVAEHFDLSPKGIIRSLDLLRPIYRQTASYGHFGRIGDFPWEKTDKAGLLADAVKR; encoded by the coding sequence ATGTCCCATGAATTCCTCTTCACCTCGGAGTCGGTGTCGGAAGGGCATCCCGACAAGGTGTCCGACCAGATCTCCGACGCGGTGCTGGACGCCGTCCTGGCCCAGGACCCCCGCTCCCGGGTGGCGGCGGAGACCCTCTGCAACACCGGCCTCGTCGTGATGGCTGGGGAGATCACCACCGACGCCGTCGTCGACTACATCCAGGTGGCGCGCAACGTCATCCGCGACATCGGCTACGACAACACCGACTACGGCATCGACTACCGCGGCTGCGCCGTGATGGTCTGCTACGACAAGCAGAGCCAGGACATCAGCCAGGGCGTCTCCGAGGGCCAGGGCCTGGACAAGGAGCAGGGCGCCGGCGACCAGGGCCTCATGTTCGGCTACGCCTGCGACGAGACCGACGTCCTCATGCCCGCCGCCATCCACTACGCCCACCGGCTCATGGAGCGCCAGGCCGCCCTGCGCAAGTCCGGCCGCCTGCCTTGGCTCCGTCCCGACGCCAAGAGCCAGGTGACCCTCCGCTACGTGGACGGCCGGCCCGTTTCTGCCCGCAGCATCGTCCTCTCCACCCAGCACGCTCCGGAACTGGAGCACGCGGTGATCCGCGAGGCCGTCATCGAGGAGATCATCAAGCCCGTCATGCCGGCGGAGTGGCTCAAGGACACCGAGTACCTGGTGAATCCCACCGGGCGCTTCGTCATCGGCGGCCCCCAGGGTGACTGCGGCCTCACGGGCCGGAAGATCATCGTGGACACCTACGGCGGCATGGCCCCCCACGGGGGCGGCGCCTTCTCGGGCAAGGACCCCTCCAAGGTCGATCGTTCGGCTGCTTATGCCGCCCGCTATGTGGCCAAGAACATCGTGGCCGCCGGCCTCGCCTCCCGCTGTGAGATCCAGGTGGCCTACGCCATCGGCGTGGCCCGCCCCGTGAGCGTCATGGTCACCACCTTCGGCACCGGCAAGGTGGACGACGCGGTCCTCGAGCGGCTCGTCGCCGAGCACTTCGACCTGAGCCCCAAGGGCATCATCCGGTCGCTGGACCTCCTGCGCCCCATCTACCGCCAGACGGCGTCGTACGGCCACTTCGGCCGCATCGGCGACTTCCCCTGGGAAAAGACGGACAAGGCCGGCCTCCTGGCCGACGCCGTCAAGCGCTGA
- a CDS encoding sodium:solute symporter, with product MSPLDWAVLAGCLAFVVLFGLWKGRGHRDAEGYILANRDARWFTICLSIMATQASAITFLSTPGQAYVDGMRFVQFYLGLPLAMVVLSATLVPLFHKLKVFTAYEFLEARFDAKTRTLAAGLFLLQRGLAVGLTIYAPALVLSVLLGWDIRVNLALVGTLVLIYTVTGGTRAVSWAQSWQMLIITCGMVAAGALVARRLPAGVGFADALHVAGGLGRLNAIDTSFDVTNRYNLWSGLIGGFFLSLSYFGTDQSQVQRYLSGSSVSQSRMGLLANGLLKVPMQFLILLLGVLVFAAHQFSPPPVFFNPAPVKAALAGPQASEWRKIEARWETVAGERAAAARAFAEARRRGDAAPEREALVRADARAVEVRKAGVEVLRKAAPGTNPSDVNYIFLWYVLHALPAGVVGLVLAAEFSASMSSMSAEINALGATTLVDLWRRFRKGAGPASEVRVTRLATLGWGIFAVAFAEYASRLGSLVEAVNLLGSLFYGTILGIFIVAFYLKRVRGGSAFWAALVAEAAVLACFFLTPISFLWYNVIGCLLVVLLAWVFQAAAGTGVIDKAPPGLENCSRM from the coding sequence GTGAGCCCCCTGGACTGGGCGGTCCTCGCCGGGTGCCTGGCCTTCGTGGTCCTCTTCGGGCTGTGGAAGGGCCGGGGGCACCGGGACGCCGAAGGCTACATCCTGGCCAACCGGGACGCGCGGTGGTTCACCATCTGCCTCTCCATCATGGCCACGCAGGCCTCGGCCATCACCTTCCTCTCCACTCCGGGCCAGGCCTACGTGGACGGGATGCGCTTCGTCCAGTTCTACCTGGGCCTGCCCCTGGCCATGGTGGTCCTCTCCGCCACCCTGGTGCCCCTGTTCCACAAGCTCAAGGTGTTCACCGCCTACGAGTTCCTGGAAGCGCGCTTCGACGCCAAGACCCGCACCCTCGCGGCCGGGCTCTTCCTCCTGCAGCGCGGGCTCGCGGTGGGGCTCACGATCTACGCCCCGGCCCTCGTGCTCTCCGTCCTGCTGGGCTGGGACATCCGGGTGAACCTGGCCCTGGTGGGCACCCTTGTGCTCATCTACACGGTCACCGGCGGCACCCGCGCGGTGAGCTGGGCCCAGAGCTGGCAGATGCTGATCATCACCTGCGGCATGGTGGCCGCCGGAGCCCTGGTGGCGCGGAGGCTCCCCGCGGGCGTCGGGTTCGCGGACGCCCTGCACGTGGCCGGGGGCCTGGGCCGCCTCAACGCCATCGACACCTCCTTCGACGTCACCAACCGCTACAACCTCTGGTCCGGCCTCATCGGGGGGTTCTTCCTCTCCCTCTCCTACTTCGGCACCGACCAGAGCCAGGTGCAGCGGTACCTCTCGGGCAGCTCCGTCTCCCAGAGCCGCATGGGCCTGCTGGCCAACGGCCTCCTGAAGGTGCCCATGCAGTTCCTCATCCTCCTGCTGGGGGTCCTCGTCTTCGCGGCGCACCAGTTCAGCCCGCCGCCGGTGTTCTTCAACCCCGCCCCCGTGAAGGCGGCCCTGGCGGGACCCCAGGCCTCCGAATGGCGGAAGATCGAAGCCCGGTGGGAAACGGTCGCGGGCGAGCGTGCGGCAGCCGCCCGGGCCTTCGCCGAGGCCCGCCGCCGGGGCGACGCGGCGCCGGAGCGGGAGGCCCTCGTCCGCGCCGACGCCCGGGCCGTGGAGGTGCGCAAGGCCGGCGTCGAGGTGCTCCGCAAGGCGGCCCCCGGCACCAATCCCAGCGACGTGAACTACATCTTCCTCTGGTACGTCCTCCACGCCCTGCCCGCGGGGGTCGTGGGCCTGGTGCTCGCCGCCGAGTTCTCCGCCTCCATGTCCAGCATGTCCGCGGAGATCAACGCCCTGGGGGCCACCACGCTCGTGGACCTGTGGCGCCGCTTCCGCAAGGGCGCCGGCCCCGCCTCGGAGGTGCGCGTCACCCGCCTCGCCACCCTGGGCTGGGGGATCTTCGCGGTGGCCTTCGCCGAGTACGCCAGCCGCCTCGGGTCCCTCGTGGAGGCCGTCAACCTCCTGGGCTCCCTCTTCTACGGCACGATCCTCGGCATCTTCATCGTCGCCTTCTACCTGAAACGGGTCCGTGGCGGCTCGGCCTTCTGGGCGGCACTGGTGGCCGAGGCGGCGGTGCTGGCCTGCTTTTTCCTGACCCCCATCTCGTTCCTTTGGTACAACGTCATCGGCTGCCTGCTTGTGGTCCTCCTGGCCTGGGTGTTCCAGGCCGCCGCCGGCACCGGCGTCATTGACAAGGCCCCGCCTGGGCTTGAAAATTGCAGTCGCATGTAG
- a CDS encoding PIG-L family deacetylase has translation MLPRPSVSRPCLLALAGTLGLNAQPAPLPDGAALQGMLDRLRVLGTVLYVAAHPDDENTQVLAALARGRKVRTAYLSMTRGGGGQNLIGTELGEALAAVRTQELLAARRVDGAEQWFTRAVDFGFSKTPAETLRVWGHDAALADVVWVIRRVRPDVILTRFTPEPGGTHGHHTASAILALEAFRAAADPAAFPEQLAYVRPWQARRILWNSFRPREGQPDGTFTRLDPGAYDPLLGRSYAELAAESRSQHRSQGFGALPVRGARPETFEPLDGQKAPGDLLEGVDLTWNRVPGGGEVDALLAKAREAFRPEDPSGALPWLLRARAALDRLPPDPWKAVKGPELTEAIRCAAGLWAEATVERPSAAPGETVPVTLTVLSRLAPGIVLEGIDLGGGATAPRTLEVNQPFSETRRLAVPADAAPAPAPGAAAPPSPLAGLPEAPPAFTAVFRLSSGGVPFSLAVPVVRRHRDPVLGERREPFLVVPPLLVNLAEPVQILADGTPRVLRLDVIAGRGPVAGTVRLAPPPGWTAEPAAFQVRLDRAGDEARLETRLTPPPAPGGGALAVTVDTGAGPVPALSRRLVDHPHIPVQTLLTPAGARVARLDLKKGGTRIGYVMGPGDEIPALLRPLGYRVDLLSDEELATADLAVYDAIVVGIRAFNTRPRLAQLRTRLLDYVAAGGTEVVLYATDQGLVTPALGPYPFTVGRGRVTEEDAPVTFLAPDHPVLAGPNRIGPADFQGWVQERGLYFAQDWDPRYTAVLACSDTGEKPLAGGLLAAPWGRGHFVYTGISFFRQLPEGVGGAYRLFANLLALKGAR, from the coding sequence ATGCTGCCTCGACCCTCCGTGTCCCGCCCCTGTCTCCTCGCCCTGGCCGGCACCCTGGGCCTGAATGCCCAGCCGGCGCCCCTGCCGGACGGCGCCGCCCTCCAGGGCATGCTCGACCGCCTTCGGGTGCTGGGGACCGTCCTCTACGTGGCCGCCCACCCCGACGACGAGAACACCCAGGTCCTCGCCGCCCTGGCCCGGGGCCGCAAGGTCCGCACCGCCTACCTGTCCATGACCCGGGGCGGCGGCGGCCAGAACCTCATCGGCACGGAGCTGGGCGAGGCCCTGGCGGCCGTCCGGACCCAGGAATTGCTGGCCGCGCGCCGGGTGGACGGGGCCGAGCAGTGGTTCACCCGCGCCGTGGATTTCGGCTTCTCCAAGACCCCGGCCGAGACCCTGCGCGTGTGGGGCCACGACGCCGCCCTGGCCGACGTGGTGTGGGTCATCCGCCGGGTCCGCCCCGACGTGATCCTCACCCGCTTCACCCCCGAACCCGGCGGCACCCACGGCCACCACACGGCCTCCGCCATCCTGGCCCTGGAGGCCTTCCGCGCCGCGGCGGACCCCGCGGCCTTCCCCGAGCAGCTGGCCTACGTCCGGCCCTGGCAGGCCCGCCGCATCCTCTGGAACAGCTTCCGGCCCCGGGAGGGCCAGCCCGACGGCACCTTCACGCGGCTGGACCCCGGCGCCTACGATCCGCTGTTGGGCCGGTCCTACGCGGAACTGGCGGCGGAGAGCCGCAGCCAGCACCGGAGCCAGGGCTTCGGCGCCCTGCCGGTGCGGGGCGCCCGGCCCGAGACCTTCGAGCCCCTGGACGGGCAGAAGGCGCCCGGGGATCTGCTGGAGGGCGTGGACCTCACCTGGAACCGGGTTCCGGGCGGCGGCGAGGTGGACGCGCTCCTGGCCAAGGCCCGGGAAGCCTTCCGGCCGGAGGACCCCTCCGGCGCGCTGCCCTGGCTCCTGCGGGCCCGGGCGGCCCTGGACCGGCTGCCCCCGGATCCCTGGAAGGCCGTGAAGGGCCCCGAACTCACGGAGGCCATCCGCTGCGCGGCGGGGCTGTGGGCCGAGGCCACCGTGGAGCGCCCCAGCGCCGCCCCGGGGGAGACCGTCCCCGTCACCCTGACGGTGCTCTCCCGCCTGGCCCCGGGCATCGTCCTGGAAGGGATCGATCTGGGCGGAGGCGCCACGGCGCCGCGGACTTTGGAGGTGAACCAGCCCTTTTCCGAGACCCGGAGGCTCGCCGTGCCGGCCGACGCGGCGCCGGCCCCCGCGCCGGGCGCGGCGGCCCCCCCGTCGCCCCTGGCCGGCCTGCCCGAAGCGCCCCCCGCCTTCACGGCGGTGTTCCGGTTGTCCAGCGGCGGTGTCCCCTTCAGCCTCGCCGTGCCCGTGGTGCGCCGCCACCGGGACCCCGTCCTCGGGGAGCGGCGCGAACCCTTCCTCGTCGTGCCGCCCCTCCTGGTGAACCTGGCCGAGCCCGTCCAGATCCTCGCGGACGGGACCCCCCGGGTCCTGCGCCTGGACGTGATCGCCGGGCGGGGCCCCGTGGCCGGCACGGTCCGCCTGGCGCCGCCCCCGGGCTGGACGGCGGAGCCCGCCGCCTTCCAGGTGCGCCTGGACCGCGCGGGGGACGAGGCCCGCCTCGAGACCCGCCTCACCCCGCCGCCCGCCCCCGGCGGCGGCGCCCTGGCCGTGACGGTGGACACGGGCGCGGGGCCCGTCCCGGCCCTCTCCCGGCGCCTCGTGGACCATCCCCACATCCCGGTCCAGACCCTCCTCACCCCCGCCGGCGCCCGCGTCGCGCGCCTGGACCTGAAGAAGGGCGGCACGCGCATCGGCTACGTCATGGGCCCGGGCGACGAGATCCCGGCCCTGCTCCGGCCCCTGGGGTACCGGGTGGACCTCCTCTCCGACGAGGAGCTCGCCACGGCGGACCTCGCCGTCTACGACGCCATCGTCGTGGGCATCCGGGCCTTCAACACCCGGCCGCGCCTCGCCCAGCTCCGCACCCGGCTGCTCGACTACGTCGCCGCCGGCGGCACCGAGGTCGTGCTCTACGCCACCGACCAGGGCCTCGTGACCCCGGCCCTGGGGCCCTATCCCTTCACCGTGGGGCGCGGGCGCGTGACGGAGGAGGACGCCCCCGTCACCTTCCTCGCCCCGGACCACCCGGTCCTCGCCGGGCCCAACCGCATCGGCCCCGCGGACTTCCAGGGCTGGGTCCAGGAGCGCGGCCTCTACTTCGCCCAGGACTGGGACCCGCGCTACACCGCCGTCCTGGCCTGCTCGGACACCGGCGAGAAGCCCCTGGCCGGGGGCCTCCTGGCCGCGCCCTGGGGCCGCGGGCACTTCGTCTACACGGGGATCTCCTTCTTCCGCCAGCTGCCGGAGGGGGTGGGCGGGGCCTACCGGCTCTTCGCGAACCTCCTCGCCCTGAAGGGCGCCCGGTGA
- a CDS encoding chloride channel protein, whose amino-acid sequence MAWNWRVERTVWDLGLGSAVGALAGCSSALFLYLLERVIATREHHTWLLFALPVLGAASAWLYHRWGGESERGGALILDEVVDFRGRVPVRMAPLVLAGTLLTHLGGGSAGREGTAIQMGAGLATGLGRLRWRWLGLNASRQRLLLMAGVSGGFGALFGTPAAGAVFGMEVITIGLLRYEGLLVCAAASFAGDGVCRLLGAHHAHWRPAAPPLDGLLGLKLLAFAVPAALVAGAFAETTHRLAAWTRARLPHPCLRAFAGGCAVILLALAFRTPDYLNLGTVWLPRVLDAPGPVPGWAFLLKFLFTAVTLGFGFKGGEVTPLFVIGALLGAALAPVLGMPVPFAAAVGYVTVFAAASNTPLASLIMGVELFGAAFAGPLVLTCFLAYVLVGHRGIYGGHRVHTPKMGV is encoded by the coding sequence ATGGCGTGGAATTGGCGGGTTGAGCGGACGGTCTGGGACCTGGGCCTGGGCTCCGCCGTGGGGGCCTTGGCGGGCTGTTCGTCAGCGCTCTTTCTCTACTTGCTCGAGCGGGTGATCGCCACCCGGGAGCACCACACCTGGCTCCTCTTCGCCCTCCCCGTCCTGGGGGCGGCTTCCGCTTGGCTGTACCACCGGTGGGGGGGCGAATCGGAGCGGGGCGGCGCCCTCATCCTGGACGAGGTGGTGGATTTCCGCGGGCGGGTGCCTGTGCGCATGGCCCCCCTGGTCCTGGCGGGCACCCTCCTCACGCACCTGGGCGGGGGCAGCGCGGGCCGGGAGGGCACGGCCATCCAGATGGGCGCCGGCCTGGCCACGGGCCTGGGCCGCCTCCGCTGGCGCTGGCTGGGCCTGAACGCCAGCCGCCAGCGCCTCCTCCTCATGGCCGGGGTCTCCGGCGGCTTCGGGGCCCTCTTCGGGACGCCCGCCGCCGGCGCGGTGTTCGGCATGGAGGTCATCACCATCGGCCTGCTGCGCTACGAGGGGCTCCTGGTGTGCGCCGCGGCCAGCTTCGCCGGGGACGGCGTCTGCCGGCTCCTGGGCGCCCACCACGCCCACTGGCGCCCCGCGGCCCCGCCCCTGGACGGGCTCCTCGGCCTGAAGCTCCTGGCCTTCGCGGTGCCGGCGGCCCTGGTGGCCGGAGCCTTCGCGGAGACCACGCACCGCCTCGCGGCCTGGACCCGGGCCCGCCTTCCCCACCCCTGCCTGCGGGCCTTCGCGGGCGGCTGCGCGGTGATCCTCCTGGCCCTCGCCTTCCGGACCCCCGACTACCTGAACCTGGGCACGGTCTGGCTTCCGCGGGTCCTGGACGCGCCCGGGCCGGTCCCGGGCTGGGCCTTCCTCCTGAAGTTCCTCTTCACGGCCGTGACCCTGGGCTTCGGCTTCAAGGGCGGCGAGGTGACGCCCCTGTTCGTCATCGGCGCGCTCCTGGGCGCCGCCCTGGCGCCGGTCCTGGGCATGCCCGTGCCCTTCGCCGCGGCGGTGGGCTACGTCACGGTCTTCGCCGCGGCCAGCAACACCCCCCTGGCCTCCCTCATCATGGGCGTCGAACTGTTCGGGGCGGCCTTCGCGGGCCCCCTCGTCCTCACCTGCTTCCTCGCGTACGTCCTGGTCGGCCACCGCGGCATCTACGGCGGCCACCGGGTGCATACCCCGAAGATGGGCGTCTGA
- a CDS encoding winged helix-turn-helix transcriptional regulator, with translation MVRKACSAAPNVLSPQCPTRMVLDLIADKWTTLVIYLLSQGTRRYGELQREVGGISQKMLTQTLRKLEHDGLVKRVVYPEVPPRTEYSLTELGTTLREPLGALCKWAVEHLPDVEKARKAGARQRARASEALSA, from the coding sequence ATGGTTCGCAAGGCCTGTTCCGCCGCTCCCAACGTCCTGAGCCCCCAGTGCCCCACCCGGATGGTCCTGGACCTCATCGCCGACAAGTGGACCACCCTCGTGATCTACCTCCTGTCCCAGGGCACCCGCCGCTATGGCGAGCTCCAGCGGGAGGTGGGCGGCATCAGCCAGAAGATGCTCACCCAGACCCTGCGCAAGCTGGAGCACGACGGCCTGGTGAAGCGCGTCGTCTACCCCGAGGTGCCGCCCCGCACCGAATACTCCCTGACCGAGCTGGGGACGACCCTGCGCGAGCCCCTGGGCGCCCTGTGCAAGTGGGCCGTGGAGCACCTGCCCGATGTGGAGAAGGCCCGCAAGGCGGGGGCCCGCCAGCGCGCCCGGGCCTCCGAGGCGCTCTCCGCCTGA